A stretch of the Salminus brasiliensis chromosome 23, fSalBra1.hap2, whole genome shotgun sequence genome encodes the following:
- the LOC140545519 gene encoding probable flap endonuclease 1 homolog isoform X1: MMGITKLADLIRGSAPGAVSHREIGDYIGKVIALDTSIIVNQFRSAVPSLQLSPLLGLFFRTLTFLEHDIKPVFVFDGKPPSQKRAVLEKRAQSAGWNSSHRSDTGECRTGSVLNKRTAQLLFSERIYSQPALLPSAHVDHYNSRVSTKTQEFLRLLQLMGVPYIMAPADGEALCANLVRSGVAHAVASEDMDTLAFGGTILLRQLNAKRVSEVTEYSLPKLLDTLQLTQKEFVDLCILLGCDYCDKIAGLGPTRALKLIQQHRTIEDVLQNINRKTHSVPLGWQYQAARRLFLEAPQAGTSELAWSDPDEEGLVKFLCVEKHVKEERVRGRMEKFRQNLSKQRKQREEEKREGRTRQSRMDEFLRVTRKRSSADAVLSDSEKRAKTK, encoded by the exons ATGATGGGAATCACGAAGCTGGCTGATCTAATTCGTGGCTCCGCTCCAGGTGCTGTGTCTCACAGGGAAATCGGAGATTACATCG GGAAAGTGATTGCTCTCGACACCTCTATTATTGTGAACCAGTTTCGCTCAGCTGTGCCCAGTCTTCAGCTCAG CCCTCTCCTCGGCCTGTTCTTCCGCACCCTCACTTTTCTGGAGCATGACATCAAGCCAGTCTTCGTGTTCGATGGGAAGCCGCCGAGTCAGAAGAGAGCGGTG CTGGAGAAAAGAGCGCAGAGCGCGGGCTGGAACAGCTCCCATCGCTCTGACACAGGTGAGTGCAGAACGGGATCTGTACTGAATAAAAGAACAGCTCAGCTTCTGTTTTCAGAGAGAATCTACAGCCAACCAGCCCTCTTACCGTCCGCCCACGTTGACCATTACAACTCCAGAG TGTCCACCAAAACCCAGGAATTCCTGCGTCTCCTGCAGCTCATGGGTGTGCCCTACATCATg gctcctgcagatggagAGGCGCTGTGTGCTAACCTGGTCAGAAGTGGTGTAGCCCACGCTGTGGCCTCAGAGGACATGGACACGCTGGCGTTTGGAGGAACCATCCTCCTCCGTCAGCTCAATGCAAAGAGGGTCAG CGAGGTCACAGAGTACTCCTTACCAAAGCTACTGGACACTCTGCAGCTGACACAGAAAGAG TTTGTAGACCTGTGTATATTACTGGGCTGTGATTACTGTGATAAAATAGCGGGACTGGGTCCCACCCGAGCGCTGAAGCTGATCCAGCAGCACAGAACCATAGAGGACGTATTGCAGAACATCAACAGAAAG acacactcaGTTCCTTTAGGCTGGCAGTACCAGGCTGCCCGCAGGCTGTTTTTGGAGGCACCTCAGGCTGGTACTTCAGAGCTGGCCTGGAGCGACCCGGATGAGGAGGGACTGGTGAAGTTCCTGTGTGTGGAGAAACATGTGAA GGAGGAGAGGGTTCGAGGCCGGATGGAGAAGTTTCGTCAGAATCTCAGcaaacagagaaaacagagggaggaggagaagagagaaggacGAACCAGACAGTCACGTATGGATGAATTCCTTCGAGTGACACGGAAGAGATcg TCTGCAGATGCTGTGCTGTCTGATTCGGAAAAGCGAGCAAAGACTAAATAA
- the LOC140545519 gene encoding probable flap endonuclease 1 homolog isoform X2 — MMGITKLADLIRGSAPGAVSHREIGDYIGKVIALDTSIIVNQFRSAVPSLQLSPLLGLFFRTLTFLEHDIKPVFVFDGKPPSQKRAVLEKRAQSAGWNSSHRSDTVSTKTQEFLRLLQLMGVPYIMAPADGEALCANLVRSGVAHAVASEDMDTLAFGGTILLRQLNAKRVSEVTEYSLPKLLDTLQLTQKEFVDLCILLGCDYCDKIAGLGPTRALKLIQQHRTIEDVLQNINRKTHSVPLGWQYQAARRLFLEAPQAGTSELAWSDPDEEGLVKFLCVEKHVKEERVRGRMEKFRQNLSKQRKQREEEKREGRTRQSRMDEFLRVTRKRSSADAVLSDSEKRAKTK; from the exons ATGATGGGAATCACGAAGCTGGCTGATCTAATTCGTGGCTCCGCTCCAGGTGCTGTGTCTCACAGGGAAATCGGAGATTACATCG GGAAAGTGATTGCTCTCGACACCTCTATTATTGTGAACCAGTTTCGCTCAGCTGTGCCCAGTCTTCAGCTCAG CCCTCTCCTCGGCCTGTTCTTCCGCACCCTCACTTTTCTGGAGCATGACATCAAGCCAGTCTTCGTGTTCGATGGGAAGCCGCCGAGTCAGAAGAGAGCGGTG CTGGAGAAAAGAGCGCAGAGCGCGGGCTGGAACAGCTCCCATCGCTCTGACACAG TGTCCACCAAAACCCAGGAATTCCTGCGTCTCCTGCAGCTCATGGGTGTGCCCTACATCATg gctcctgcagatggagAGGCGCTGTGTGCTAACCTGGTCAGAAGTGGTGTAGCCCACGCTGTGGCCTCAGAGGACATGGACACGCTGGCGTTTGGAGGAACCATCCTCCTCCGTCAGCTCAATGCAAAGAGGGTCAG CGAGGTCACAGAGTACTCCTTACCAAAGCTACTGGACACTCTGCAGCTGACACAGAAAGAG TTTGTAGACCTGTGTATATTACTGGGCTGTGATTACTGTGATAAAATAGCGGGACTGGGTCCCACCCGAGCGCTGAAGCTGATCCAGCAGCACAGAACCATAGAGGACGTATTGCAGAACATCAACAGAAAG acacactcaGTTCCTTTAGGCTGGCAGTACCAGGCTGCCCGCAGGCTGTTTTTGGAGGCACCTCAGGCTGGTACTTCAGAGCTGGCCTGGAGCGACCCGGATGAGGAGGGACTGGTGAAGTTCCTGTGTGTGGAGAAACATGTGAA GGAGGAGAGGGTTCGAGGCCGGATGGAGAAGTTTCGTCAGAATCTCAGcaaacagagaaaacagagggaggaggagaagagagaaggacGAACCAGACAGTCACGTATGGATGAATTCCTTCGAGTGACACGGAAGAGATcg TCTGCAGATGCTGTGCTGTCTGATTCGGAAAAGCGAGCAAAGACTAAATAA
- the agfg1b gene encoding arf-GAP domain and FG repeat-containing protein 1b isoform X2, which translates to MAAKRRQEEQHLKLLREMLTLPPNRSCFDCAQRGPTYANMTVGSFVCTTCSGILRGLNPPHRVKSISMTTFTQQEIEFLQKHSNEVCKHIWLGLYDDRSSAVPDFREPQKVKEFLQEKYEKKRWYVPPEQAKVLASVQASISGSSASSTSSTPEVLPQPIKTLHLNKIPSSQSPASSRAQSQAALQEKKFDLLSDLGGDIFAAPPSHSAGTSNFANFAHFNRPSGGSVSVPPLPTMALPTAQPGMSSEDRYAALAELDSALSSSQKATQGVFDAVPGTAAAPPQPVLPSMQQGFTAAPSTNPFLASGMPAEPMSTNPFQTNGRSSASGSMSMPAGFGNTPSYCLPTSFSGTFQQPFPGQGPFHPIPPPAYSQPNGGFPAYGQAKPPMTYGQPAMSSNPFMSGAPAGPYPTGGSSTNPFL; encoded by the exons ATGGCTGCGAAACGACGGCAAGAGGAGCAGCACCTGAAGCTTCTGCGGGAGATGCTGACTCTGCCGCCCAACCGGAGCTGCTTCGACTGCGCCCAGAGAGGACCCACATACGCCAACATGACCGTGGGCTCCTTCGTTTGCACCACCTGCTCGGGCATATT aCGAGGGCTCAACCCACCGCACAGAGTGAAGTCCATCTCTATGACCACTTTCACACAGCAGGAAATCGAGTTCCTACAGAAGCACAGCAATGAG gtgtgtaagCACATCTGGCTCGGGCTGTATGATGACCGGAGCTCTGCTGTGCCGGACTTCCGTGAGCCTCAGAAGGTGAAGGAGTTTCTTCAGGAGAAGTATGAAAAGAAGAGGTG GTATGTTCCTCCAGAACAGGCGAAGGTTCTGGCCTCGGTTCAGGCCTCCATCTCTGGTTCCTCAGCGAGCAGCACAAGCAGCACCCCGGAGGTCCTGCcccagccaatcaaaacactgCACCTAAACAAGATTCCATCCAGCCAG TCTCCGGCGTCCAGCCGTGCGCAGTCTCAGGCTGCCCTGCAGGAGAAGAAGTTTGACCTTCTGTCTGATCTGGGTGGAGATATCTTTGCGGCTCCGCCGTCTCACTCTGCTGGAACCTCAAACTTTGCCAACTTTGCACATTTCAACAGACCTTCAG GAGGAAGTGTGTCTGTGCCCCCACTGCCTACCATGGCACTGCCCACCGCGCAGCCTGGCATGTCTAGTGAGGACCGCTATGCTGCGCTTGCTGAACTGGACAGCGCCCTCAGCTCGTCCCAGAAAGCTACACAggg TGTGTTTGATGCTGTGCCTGGGACTGCAGCAGCCCCACCTCAGCCAGTACTACCTAGCATGCAACAGGGTTTTACAG CTGCTCCTTCCACAAACCCGTTCTTGGCTTCCGGAATGCCTGCCGAACCGATGTCTACTAACCCGTTCCAGACCAATGGTAGATCCTCGGCTTCAG GGTCCATGAGCATGCCGGCTGGTTTTGGGAACACCCCCAGTTACTGCCTGCCAACCAGCTTCAGCGGGACGTTCCAGCAGCCCTTCCCTGGCCAGGGGCCGTTCCACCCCATCCCGCCCCCGGCCTACTCTCAGCCCAATG GTGGATTCCCTGCATATGGCCAGGCCAAACCTCCGATGACCTATGGCCAACCTGCCATGTCCAGCAACCCGTTTATG agTGGAGCCCCAGCTGGACCATATCCTACGGGAGGATCCTCCACCAACCCGTTCCTCTaa
- the agfg1b gene encoding arf-GAP domain and FG repeat-containing protein 1b isoform X1, with the protein MAAKRRQEEQHLKLLREMLTLPPNRSCFDCAQRGPTYANMTVGSFVCTTCSGILRGLNPPHRVKSISMTTFTQQEIEFLQKHSNEVCKHIWLGLYDDRSSAVPDFREPQKVKEFLQEKYEKKRWYVPPEQAKVLASVQASISGSSASSTSSTPEVLPQPIKTLHLNKIPSSQSPASSRAQSQAALQEKKFDLLSDLGGDIFAAPPSHSAGTSNFANFAHFNRPSAPSSSTTDFANFEAFGNSTVSQHFPPPSSLPSSSHSQPSLQPPQTGGSVSVPPLPTMALPTAQPGMSSEDRYAALAELDSALSSSQKATQGVFDAVPGTAAAPPQPVLPSMQQGFTAAPSTNPFLASGMPAEPMSTNPFQTNGRSSASGSMSMPAGFGNTPSYCLPTSFSGTFQQPFPGQGPFHPIPPPAYSQPNGGFPAYGQAKPPMTYGQPAMSSNPFMSGAPAGPYPTGGSSTNPFL; encoded by the exons ATGGCTGCGAAACGACGGCAAGAGGAGCAGCACCTGAAGCTTCTGCGGGAGATGCTGACTCTGCCGCCCAACCGGAGCTGCTTCGACTGCGCCCAGAGAGGACCCACATACGCCAACATGACCGTGGGCTCCTTCGTTTGCACCACCTGCTCGGGCATATT aCGAGGGCTCAACCCACCGCACAGAGTGAAGTCCATCTCTATGACCACTTTCACACAGCAGGAAATCGAGTTCCTACAGAAGCACAGCAATGAG gtgtgtaagCACATCTGGCTCGGGCTGTATGATGACCGGAGCTCTGCTGTGCCGGACTTCCGTGAGCCTCAGAAGGTGAAGGAGTTTCTTCAGGAGAAGTATGAAAAGAAGAGGTG GTATGTTCCTCCAGAACAGGCGAAGGTTCTGGCCTCGGTTCAGGCCTCCATCTCTGGTTCCTCAGCGAGCAGCACAAGCAGCACCCCGGAGGTCCTGCcccagccaatcaaaacactgCACCTAAACAAGATTCCATCCAGCCAG TCTCCGGCGTCCAGCCGTGCGCAGTCTCAGGCTGCCCTGCAGGAGAAGAAGTTTGACCTTCTGTCTGATCTGGGTGGAGATATCTTTGCGGCTCCGCCGTCTCACTCTGCTGGAACCTCAAACTTTGCCAACTTTGCACATTTCAACAGACCTTCAG CTCCGAGCAGTTCAACCACAGACTTTGCCAACTTTGAAGCGTTTGGAAACTCCACTGTGTCCCAACATTTCCCCCCACCATCATCATTGCCATCATCATCCCACTCTCAGCCTTCCCTTCAGCCCCCCCAAACAG GAGGAAGTGTGTCTGTGCCCCCACTGCCTACCATGGCACTGCCCACCGCGCAGCCTGGCATGTCTAGTGAGGACCGCTATGCTGCGCTTGCTGAACTGGACAGCGCCCTCAGCTCGTCCCAGAAAGCTACACAggg TGTGTTTGATGCTGTGCCTGGGACTGCAGCAGCCCCACCTCAGCCAGTACTACCTAGCATGCAACAGGGTTTTACAG CTGCTCCTTCCACAAACCCGTTCTTGGCTTCCGGAATGCCTGCCGAACCGATGTCTACTAACCCGTTCCAGACCAATGGTAGATCCTCGGCTTCAG GGTCCATGAGCATGCCGGCTGGTTTTGGGAACACCCCCAGTTACTGCCTGCCAACCAGCTTCAGCGGGACGTTCCAGCAGCCCTTCCCTGGCCAGGGGCCGTTCCACCCCATCCCGCCCCCGGCCTACTCTCAGCCCAATG GTGGATTCCCTGCATATGGCCAGGCCAAACCTCCGATGACCTATGGCCAACCTGCCATGTCCAGCAACCCGTTTATG agTGGAGCCCCAGCTGGACCATATCCTACGGGAGGATCCTCCACCAACCCGTTCCTCTaa
- the fbxo36b gene encoding F-box only protein 36b yields the protein MATLQGGSLLDIGGQGPAPLKDYFNLHITDTQVIWRWWKISLRTESRNTKPGELRESHSDYLEDSRLQSQVALVFGPRILQYSRDLCRGQGDYIQRLPDSLILTIMAHLGLEDIAQLAGTCSRFKKLCSSEEFWEQTVRMHCGTVSAGMEELAEELGWRTVFFTNKLQLQKQISRRKLKNEMVSAGLQVDSMIKLGDWTTETKHGLN from the exons ATGGCGACTCTGCAGGGAGGGAGTCTGCTGGACATCGGGGGTCAGGGCCCAGCACCCCTGAAGGACTACTTCAACCTCCACATTACAGACACACAG GTTATCTGGAGGTGGTGGAAGATTTCTCTCAGGACTGAATCTCGAAACACAAAACCTGGAGAACTGAGGGAATCCCACAGCGATTATTTAGAAGACAGCAGACTGCAGA GTCAGGTGGCGCTGGTGTTTGGTCCACGCATCTTACAATACTCCAGGGATCTGTGCCGGGGCCAGGGTGATTATATCCAGCGTCTGCCCGACTCTCTAATCCTGACCATCATGGCTCACCTGGGCCTAGAGGACATTGCGCAGCTGGCAGGAACCTGTTCCAGGTTTAAAAAG CTCTGTAGCTCGGAGGAGTTCTGGGAGCAGACAGTGAGGATGCACTGCGGCACTGTCTCGGCTGGGATGGAGGAACTGGCCGAGGAACTGGGCTGGAGAACCGTTTTCTTCACCAACAAACTGCAGCTGCAGAAACAGATCAGCCGCCGGAAACTAAAGAATGAAATGGTCAGTGCCGGCCTACAGGTGGACTCGATGATCAAGCTGGGGGACTGGACCACTGAGACCAAACATGGACTGAACTGA